GCTCCAGGCAGGTCCATGTCAGGCACGGAACGGGAGGCCTCCCGTGGCCCcgcagagaaaagcagctcgTCAAAGGGCTCAGCCTTGAGCTCCAGCCCGCCACCGCTGGTCTCCTTGGGCGGCATGGCCGGCGGTGCCTCAGCCATCAGCGGCAGGGTGAAGGTAGGCTCCTCGGGCACAGGGGGGCTGGAAGTGCCCAGGTCCAGCGCCGTGGCAGCCGCCAGCTCCTCAGAGAAGCGCAGCTCCTCAGGCATCTTGCAGGCAGGCCGGTGGGCTGCCAGGATAAACTCcagtttctccttctccttcagcaGGTTAGCGATCTCTGCCTGCAGCGCagacttctcctcctccagctggtCAGTCTCCTGGAGAGCAAGCAGGGCTGTCAGCCAAGGCCAGCATCAACCCCGGTTGGAGAACCCCCCCTCAACTTGccatcctccctcctcctgggTAACACCTCCCGGCCGCGCAGGCAGCACTTACCGCCTGCAGCGTGTCGGTGAGCTCCCGCCGCCGGTTGCGGCACTTGGCTGCTGCCATCTTGTTCCTTTCCCGGCggatccttctcttctcctcctcctccggggACAGCTGTGGGCAGAGAGAGGCCGCTCAGTCCCGCTGCCAGCCTGGTGCCCCCTGGCCGAGACAGcccgctggccccgccccccctccaCATCTCCCCCAGTAACCCTGCTGCCCGCTCACCTGCTCGACTTTGCCCCTGCGGCCGATGCTCTGCCCGCGGCCGCCCGGCGTCTTCAACACTGCGGGGCGGGAGtaggcggcgggggcgggcgtCGGCACGCCGTAGGGGTGCCCGCGGCTCTGCGAGGGGGCCACGGAGGAAATGAGTGTGGGCTGCACGAGCCACTGCAGGTCAGGGCTGGTGGAGATGGCCGTCACCGTGGGCACGAAGCTGGAGCTAGAGACAGCCAGGTCGGTGCAGAAGTCCTGCGGGACAGAAGAAGGGGGGGCTGCCGTCAGCTGGGCGCCCGGACCGCTCCCCGCCAcccccggggccgcgccggccGCGGCGCCGCGCTGCCAGCGCCGGCTCCACACGGGAGAGGCCTGTTATAAATATCTCTGACGTCTGCGCTGACGCAGACGCTGCTCCGGAGTCTCCTCAATGAACTCGCGTTTTATCAATGAAGCCGCTTTACACACCCGCCGCAGAGCGCGGCCCGGGCCACGactccccccgcccgccccgccacGGCACCgggccgctccccccgcccagtccccggcccgggggcagccgcCACGGCCTGGGCTACCCTGCCCTCCTCCGGGGGCACCGCcgggccccgcgccgcccgctcCCGTCCGGCggtcccgtcccgtcccctcCCCTCCCAAGTGCTCCTGCCCCGCGGTGGGGGCGCAGCCGGTGTGCTCGGCGCCTCACCTGCGGGTTGACAGGCGAGCCCATGCTGGAGAAGGAGTCCGCCGGGGAGGGGTAGTAGGTGAGGCTGTCCCCGGCCGGGGAAGCGCTGCTGCAGCGAGAGGAGGGCGCCTCGTACTCTCCGGTGAAGCCCGGGTACATCATGTCGTCTCGGTGCGCACAAGCTAGCGGTGCGGGGATAGCGGAGCGCCCTTGGGGATGAGGCGAGGAGGGGGGCGGCTGCGTGTGTCCCTCTGTCCGGTCCGCGCGTCTCTGCGCTCCGCCGCCggggctgcctctgctgctgagtACCGCGCGGCGCCTCTCCCTTTAATACCCTCTCGCCGACGTCACTGGGGACGTGCCACTCGCGCCCGCGGGGGGGCCGACCGCCCCGCGTCAGCCCTGTACCACCCCCGGGGCGGCCCTGCGCGCCGTCCGCCGTCTCCTCCCGCGGAAGAGAGACGGGACGAGGTGCAGGAGGCGGTCGCTGAGGCGGGGATAGTCCCGCGGGCGGCGCcggtgggggggtgggggggcggtGGCCCGGTCCCCCCCCCGCGCGGAGTGGAACGGCCTCCTCGGGAACCCACTGACGCAGATATCCTTATATGGGATACATCCTGTGCGAGGGGGCGTGACTGACGGGAAGCGCTCCAGGCTGCAGCCAAGTGCGGCGGGCAGCGCGCGGGACGGGACGCGACGGGACGCGGCGgcccctccccaccccctccccacccccacgCGTGGCGAGATCCCGCCGGGGGCCCGGGCGCAACAACATTGCCCCCGCAGGTGCCGTCCTGCCGCAGGCGACCCCCtccccgggcgggcggcggcacCGCAGTTCGGCGGGTCTGCCGCGCAACCCCGCCGCGGAGGAAGGTGCTGCAAAGGAGGAGGCGAAGCAGGGCCAGCGGCCGGGCCCCGCTGCGGGCCGGGCGGGCTGGCGTGCGCTTTGCACTGCGAGCAAAACTTCGTCCCGGGCCCACAGCGGGGTCTGCCCATGGCTGGGCACGGGGACACAGCGAGCCCTACCTGCGGAGAGCCTGACCTACCCCCTTTGCTGCGGCGAGGAAGGCGTTACGCTCATCTGGCAGTTTACTTGTCTGTTACACAGGCAGAGTAATAGTCAAGAGTGAGGGTAATGGCT
Above is a window of Caloenas nicobarica isolate bCalNic1 chromosome 5, bCalNic1.hap1, whole genome shotgun sequence DNA encoding:
- the FOS gene encoding protein c-Fos yields the protein MMYPGFTGEYEAPSSRCSSASPAGDSLTYYPSPADSFSSMGSPVNPQDFCTDLAVSSSSFVPTVTAISTSPDLQWLVQPTLISSVAPSQSRGHPYGVPTPAPAAYSRPAVLKTPGGRGQSIGRRGKVEQLSPEEEEKRRIRRERNKMAAAKCRNRRRELTDTLQAETDQLEEEKSALQAEIANLLKEKEKLEFILAAHRPACKMPEELRFSEELAAATALDLGTSSPPVPEEPTFTLPLMAEAPPAMPPKETSGGGLELKAEPFDELLFSAGPREASRSVPDMDLPGASSFYASDWESLGAGTSSELEPLCTPVVTCTPCPSTYTSTFVFTYPEADAFPSCAAAHRKGSSSNEPSSDSLSSPTLLAL